CATCATCAATAAATTTTAAAAGAAGCGTTAAATACGGGATAGAAACTTTGCTGAACGTAATGAAATTCATCTTGCATCGCATAGGATTAATAAAATTTTCTATTTTTTATCCCAAAAACAGAAATCAGGAGAAGAAAAAATGAGCAAATATCCGTATTCTTTATATTTTCTTGCTTTGGGAATATCCTTTTTTATGTCATTTTTTCTTGTGCCTTTATTCCGTTTGATTGCCTTAAAACTGAAAGTTTTGGATATGCCTCATTCTCAGGTAAAAACCCATAAGGAACCTATTCCATATTTGGGCGGTTTACCTATTTGGATAGGATGGATTGTGAGTTTATTTATTATCAGATTCACTACATTTTTTCCTACAGGAACTCTTCATAGTTTACGAGGAATTATTTTAGGAAGTATATTAATATTAATTCTTGGTTTAGCAGACGATATTATTCCTAAAGGATTAGGATTTAAATCTAAACTGCTTGTTCAGACGCTGGCCGCGCTGATTGTCATTCTTTTTGATATTAGGCTTCATTTTATCAACCCAAATTTTATTGCCATTATAGTTAGCGTAATTTGGATTATCGGTATTACAAATTCATTAAATATTATTGATATTATGGATGGTTTATCAAGCGGAATAGCATTTATTGCATGCATGGCATTTCTATTTATAGCGCTTCCGACTGAACAAATTTATGTAAATTTCTGTGCGGCAGCGCTTGCAGGAGGAATATTAGGATTTATTCCCTACAATCTTTCAAAAGGTAAAAAGATTTTTATGGGCGATACAGGGAGTTTAACCATAGGATTTATTCTTGCTTCCATATCACTGGGAACTTCTTATACCAAGGTAAATTATATAGGCCTTTTTGCTCCGTTATTAATTCTAGCTATACCAATTTATGATACTTTTCTTGTGATGGTGCTTCGGTGGAGTAAAAGTATTTCTCCGTTTATGGGCAGTAAAGACCATTTTGCACTAAGACTTGAAAAAATAGGATTTAGCAGAAAACAAATACTGTTGATAACTTACTTTGCCAGCATAATACTTTCTTTGAGCGCTTTCTTAATAACTCGCCTGTCTACAGAATATGCTACTTATATTTTTATATTTATTGTGTTGCTGGCGATAATAACTGCGTATAGACTAAGCCAAGTTAAAATGGAAGAAAAAGGGAAATAATGCCTGAAATTATAATTATTGGTGCGGGATTGACCGGCACATCTCTTGGATATTTTCTAAAAAAGGATTTTGTTATTTTGGAAAAAGAAAAAGTTCCGGGAGGGCTTTGCAGATCAATAAAAATAGATGGTTTTACTTTTGATTATTCGGGTCATTTCCTTCACCTTCATCAAAACAAAACGAAGCAGTTATTAAAAAATCTGCTTGAAAATAATCTCAGAGAAATCCAAAGAAAATCTTGGATTTATGAATTTGATAGATTTATTCCATTCCCCTTTCAAGCTAATCTATATTATCTTCCGGAAAAAATAAAAAAAGAATGTTTACAAGGTTTCATTCACAGGCCAAAAAGGAATAATCAGAATTTCTACAACTGGTCACTTTCAACTTTTGGCAGCGGCATAACTAAACACTTTATGAAACCTTACAACGAGAAACTCTGGACTGTTTCAAGTAAAATTCTTAGTTCAGACTGGGCTGCGCCTTTCGTGCCTCAACCGGCTTTAAAAGATATAATAAATGGAACCCGAAATAAACAAACCAAATCCTTCGGCTATAATGAATACTTCTTCTATCCAATAAAGGGGGGAATTCAATCTATTGCGGATGCTTTTTGTGAAAAAGTTAGCAATATAAAACTAGGGACTAGCTGCTTAAAAATCGATTATAAAAGAAATATTATAGAAGCTT
This window of the Elusimicrobiota bacterium genome carries:
- a CDS encoding FAD-dependent oxidoreductase, coding for MPEIIIIGAGLTGTSLGYFLKKDFVILEKEKVPGGLCRSIKIDGFTFDYSGHFLHLHQNKTKQLLKNLLENNLREIQRKSWIYEFDRFIPFPFQANLYYLPEKIKKECLQGFIHRPKRNNQNFYNWSLSTFGSGITKHFMKPYNEKLWTVSSKILSSDWAAPFVPQPALKDIINGTRNKQTKSFGYNEYFFYPIKGGIQSIADAFCEKVSNIKLGTSCLKIDYKRNIIEASNGKKYNYQFLVSTQPLVKLLESIINLPGEIRSAAEKLRWNSVVCFNVGVKEDGNSKLAGGKHWIYIPEKKYPFYRVGFYKNIMPSSCPKNASSMYIEVSHRPNKKINK
- a CDS encoding MraY family glycosyltransferase is translated as MSKYPYSLYFLALGISFFMSFFLVPLFRLIALKLKVLDMPHSQVKTHKEPIPYLGGLPIWIGWIVSLFIIRFTTFFPTGTLHSLRGIILGSILILILGLADDIIPKGLGFKSKLLVQTLAALIVILFDIRLHFINPNFIAIIVSVIWIIGITNSLNIIDIMDGLSSGIAFIACMAFLFIALPTEQIYVNFCAAALAGGILGFIPYNLSKGKKIFMGDTGSLTIGFILASISLGTSYTKVNYIGLFAPLLILAIPIYDTFLVMVLRWSKSISPFMGSKDHFALRLEKIGFSRKQILLITYFASIILSLSAFLITRLSTEYATYIFIFIVLLAIITAYRLSQVKMEEKGK